A region from the Actinoplanes sp. OR16 genome encodes:
- a CDS encoding diguanylate cyclase, producing the protein MPFQIRDQHGAARSVAYLMLAAAVYNLIASVITKLSEPLVELIAGAAAALGFLAIGVICLRRPQALPRLFWPAVPLLSAVTITGLNYATRDTTLGSQLFYLWPLLYSASFLGRWLTVATVALISAGHGAVAFSFSPDLRHAAADWFAITVAMAMTAFVVAGLRERNTRLLEVLEVQASSDALTGLANRRAFDEELTRTVAAATAGGDPVALISVDVDHFKSINDTWGHAAGDHALRAVADALRDGGHHVARLGGDEFAVLLRGGPDAAVRYADQARARVEATAGLPCGPPKLSIGIAVLPDHAHTAEELQRVADAALYQAKERGRGQSAVAVSAA; encoded by the coding sequence TTGCCGTTTCAGATACGCGACCAGCACGGCGCTGCCCGTTCCGTCGCCTACCTGATGCTGGCCGCTGCCGTCTACAACCTGATCGCCAGCGTGATCACGAAGCTCTCCGAGCCGCTCGTCGAGCTGATCGCGGGCGCTGCGGCGGCCCTCGGCTTCCTCGCCATCGGGGTGATCTGCCTGCGCCGCCCGCAGGCGCTGCCCCGGCTGTTCTGGCCGGCCGTGCCCCTGCTGTCGGCGGTCACCATCACCGGCCTGAACTACGCGACCCGGGACACCACGCTGGGGTCGCAGCTGTTCTACCTGTGGCCACTGCTCTACTCGGCGTCGTTCCTCGGCCGCTGGCTGACCGTCGCGACCGTCGCGCTGATCTCGGCCGGCCACGGCGCCGTGGCGTTCTCCTTCTCACCCGACCTGCGGCACGCCGCCGCCGACTGGTTCGCGATCACCGTGGCCATGGCGATGACCGCCTTCGTCGTGGCCGGCCTGCGCGAACGCAACACCAGGCTGCTGGAGGTCCTCGAGGTCCAGGCGAGCTCCGACGCGCTGACCGGGCTCGCCAACCGCCGGGCCTTCGACGAGGAGCTGACGCGTACCGTCGCCGCCGCGACCGCCGGTGGTGACCCGGTCGCGCTGATCTCCGTCGACGTCGACCACTTCAAGAGCATCAACGACACCTGGGGGCACGCCGCCGGCGACCACGCGTTGCGGGCGGTCGCGGACGCGCTGCGCGACGGCGGTCATCACGTGGCCCGCCTGGGTGGTGACGAATTCGCCGTGCTGCTCCGCGGTGGCCCGGACGCCGCCGTCCGCTACGCCGACCAGGCCCGCGCCCGGGTCGAGGCGACCGCCGGCCTGCCCTGCGGCCCGCCGAAACTCAGCATCGGCATCGCGGTCCTGCCCGACCACGCGCACACCGCCGAGGAATTGCAGCGGGTCGCCGACGCCGCCCTCTACCAGGCCAAGGAGCGCGGCAGAGGGCAGAGCGCGGTGGCGGTCAGCGCGGCGTGA
- a CDS encoding DMT family transporter, whose protein sequence is MLQVLAAIISVQFGSAVARTLFDDLSAAGITFLRLAIAAVVFTVIARPRLRTWSKSAWKAAILLGVVMAGMNLIFYLSLRTVPLGLAVTVEFLGPLLLAVVQSRRVAEFLWALLAGGGVILLGLDVSTGAPVEGLLLAFLAGLCWAGYIVFSARLGAIVPGTGGLAVALTVAAVVVAPFGAGQIGDVIEKPSLLVGAVTVALLSSVISYGLEINALRRIPTRVFGILMSLEPAAAAIAGLIVLRQRLGRVELLALVLVTVASLGAALGKRSATTQVEAAHAEK, encoded by the coding sequence ATGCTCCAAGTCCTGGCCGCCATCATCTCGGTGCAATTCGGCAGCGCGGTCGCTCGCACGCTCTTCGACGATCTCAGCGCCGCGGGCATCACCTTCCTGCGCCTCGCGATCGCGGCCGTCGTCTTCACCGTCATCGCGCGGCCGCGCCTGCGTACCTGGTCGAAATCGGCCTGGAAAGCCGCGATCCTGCTCGGCGTCGTGATGGCCGGCATGAACCTGATCTTCTACCTGTCGTTGCGTACCGTGCCGCTCGGCCTGGCGGTGACCGTCGAATTCCTGGGCCCGCTGCTGCTCGCCGTCGTGCAGTCCCGGCGCGTCGCCGAGTTCCTGTGGGCGCTGCTGGCCGGTGGCGGCGTGATCCTTCTCGGTCTCGACGTCTCCACGGGCGCGCCTGTCGAGGGACTTCTCCTGGCGTTCCTGGCGGGTCTGTGCTGGGCCGGGTACATCGTTTTCAGTGCCCGCCTCGGCGCGATCGTCCCCGGCACGGGTGGTCTGGCGGTGGCGCTGACGGTCGCTGCTGTGGTGGTGGCGCCGTTCGGGGCGGGGCAAATCGGAGATGTCATCGAAAAACCGTCGCTGCTGGTCGGCGCCGTGACCGTCGCCCTGCTTTCCTCGGTCATCTCCTATGGTCTGGAGATCAATGCCCTGCGCCGGATCCCGACCCGCGTCTTCGGCATCCTGATGAGCCTCGAACCCGCCGCCGCGGCGATCGCCGGCCTGATCGTCCTCCGCCAGCGGCTGGGCCGCGTCGAACTGCTCGCCCTGGTCCTCGTCACGGTCGCCAGCCTGGGAGCAGCGCTCGGCAAGCGGTCCGCTACCACTCAGGTCGAAGCCGCCCACGCCGAAAAATGA
- a CDS encoding ABC transporter permease — protein MRLAEAWRVALDALRANRLRSLLTMLGVVIGVAAVVALVGIGTGTKEQIERQVEGLGSNLLIVVPGRLEAGAAPTSSPLTLDDVEAVTRIVGDRSRVAVTISSGETVRAGKNSAFASMQGVLETTPDVFVRRLDRGAYLTRTDVATGRRVAVLGAGLARNLFGERDPIGRQITIGGVRFRVIGTFEPLGQSLGVDRDGEVHVPVTAAQRLLGTARIDGLAIRAPDRERIGELSTAVTATLTGRHPDTDFSAVTQEQILGVLGDILGVLTGVLAAIAGISLLVGGVGVSNIMLVSVRERTKEIGLRKAVGARPRDIGVQFLLEAVLLTTSGGVLGMLLGGSAALAVDRLTPVPAALTWWSMALAFGVSAIVGIVFGVVPAQRAGRLDPVVALRTE, from the coding sequence ATGAGGCTCGCCGAGGCCTGGCGGGTCGCCCTCGACGCGTTGCGCGCGAACCGTCTCCGCAGCCTCCTCACCATGCTCGGCGTCGTCATCGGCGTCGCGGCCGTCGTCGCGCTGGTCGGCATCGGCACCGGCACCAAGGAACAGATCGAGCGGCAGGTCGAGGGCCTCGGCAGCAACCTGCTGATCGTCGTTCCGGGTCGGCTCGAAGCCGGCGCCGCGCCCACCTCCTCGCCGCTCACCCTGGACGACGTGGAGGCGGTCACCCGGATCGTCGGCGATCGGTCACGCGTCGCCGTCACGATCAGCTCGGGGGAGACGGTCCGGGCCGGCAAGAACAGCGCCTTCGCCAGCATGCAGGGCGTTCTCGAGACGACCCCGGATGTCTTCGTACGCCGGCTCGACCGCGGCGCCTACCTCACCCGGACCGACGTGGCCACCGGCCGGCGGGTCGCGGTCCTCGGCGCCGGCCTGGCCCGGAACCTGTTCGGCGAGCGCGACCCGATCGGCCGGCAGATCACCATCGGCGGCGTGCGATTCCGGGTGATCGGCACGTTCGAGCCGCTCGGCCAGAGCCTGGGCGTGGACCGGGACGGCGAGGTGCACGTGCCGGTCACCGCGGCGCAGCGGCTCCTCGGCACCGCCCGGATCGACGGCCTGGCGATCCGGGCGCCCGACCGCGAGCGGATCGGCGAGCTGAGCACGGCCGTCACCGCGACCCTCACCGGACGGCATCCGGACACCGACTTCTCCGCCGTCACCCAGGAGCAGATCCTCGGCGTGCTCGGCGACATCCTCGGCGTGCTGACCGGGGTGCTCGCCGCGATCGCCGGGATCAGCCTGCTCGTCGGCGGCGTCGGCGTCTCCAACATCATGCTGGTCTCGGTGCGGGAGCGGACCAAGGAGATCGGCCTGCGCAAGGCGGTCGGCGCGCGTCCCCGCGACATCGGCGTGCAGTTCCTCCTGGAGGCGGTGCTGCTCACCACGTCCGGGGGTGTGCTGGGCATGCTGCTGGGCGGTTCGGCCGCGCTCGCCGTCGACCGGCTGACCCCGGTGCCGGCCGCGCTGACGTGGTGGTCGATGGCCCTCGCGTTCGGGGTGTCGGCGATCGTCGGGATCGTCTTCGGCGTCGTTCCCGCTCAGCGGGCGGGACGCCTCGACCCGGTCGTCGCCCTGCGAACCGAGTGA
- a CDS encoding efflux RND transporter periplasmic adaptor subunit, with protein MSRRPRIVIIAVLTLLLTTAASCDDEPSGIRVGQAVIGTVEEIVEAPGTVTAHSAATLTAPAAGTLADLRVASGDRVDKGDLLAVISSPELEQRRDAAEEALDETAVVSVSVDYVRTNDRKADKTFDHADEAAEKISDPALKKAFQEQIAAAEKQYEEAAEAAAAAVRSVQRGVAELGRAMSALSAAQRLQAEQAYQLADTAVEALSLKAPIAGVVQLGGVQAAPSTPDLSAILEQGGSVQTPQNGVDSATPEGGYVAAGAPVVTVVDTSEMGLTADVDETDVLLVEPGVAADVELDAAPGVAYTAEVRSSDLLPTTSARGGVSYRVRLDLKGSDPQPRPGMSAIVRLRVRQAEDAVTVPASAIISVDGEDTVWTVEDGRFVAAPVRLGVQGEDTVQVVSGVEAGQAVVVAGADQVDAGDEVP; from the coding sequence GTGTCCCGACGACCACGAATAGTGATCATCGCCGTTCTCACGCTTCTTCTCACGACCGCCGCCTCCTGTGACGACGAGCCGAGCGGGATCCGCGTCGGCCAGGCCGTGATCGGCACGGTCGAGGAGATCGTCGAGGCGCCCGGCACGGTCACCGCGCATTCGGCAGCCACCCTGACCGCCCCCGCCGCGGGCACGCTGGCCGATCTGCGGGTCGCGTCCGGCGACCGGGTCGACAAGGGCGATCTGCTCGCGGTGATCTCCTCGCCGGAGCTTGAGCAGCGGAGGGACGCCGCCGAGGAGGCACTGGACGAGACGGCGGTGGTGTCCGTTTCCGTCGACTACGTCAGAACGAATGACAGAAAAGCCGACAAGACCTTCGACCACGCCGACGAGGCCGCCGAGAAGATCAGCGATCCGGCGCTGAAGAAGGCGTTCCAGGAACAGATCGCCGCGGCCGAGAAGCAATACGAGGAGGCGGCGGAGGCGGCGGCCGCAGCCGTGCGGTCCGTGCAGCGCGGCGTCGCGGAACTCGGCCGGGCGATGAGCGCGCTGAGCGCCGCCCAGCGACTCCAGGCCGAACAGGCCTATCAGCTGGCCGACACGGCGGTGGAGGCGTTGTCACTGAAGGCGCCGATCGCCGGGGTCGTACAGCTCGGCGGCGTGCAGGCGGCCCCGAGCACGCCCGATCTGTCGGCGATCTTGGAACAGGGCGGAAGTGTGCAGACACCGCAGAACGGTGTCGACAGCGCCACGCCGGAAGGCGGCTACGTCGCGGCCGGCGCCCCGGTGGTTACCGTCGTCGACACCAGCGAGATGGGACTCACCGCCGACGTCGACGAGACCGATGTCCTGCTGGTCGAGCCGGGCGTGGCCGCGGACGTGGAGCTGGACGCCGCCCCGGGAGTGGCCTACACGGCCGAGGTGCGATCCTCCGACCTGCTGCCGACCACCTCCGCTCGGGGCGGGGTGTCGTACCGGGTGCGCCTCGATCTGAAAGGCTCCGATCCGCAACCCCGCCCCGGCATGAGCGCGATCGTCCGTCTCCGGGTGCGCCAGGCCGAGGACGCGGTGACCGTCCCGGCGTCGGCGATCATCAGCGTGGACGGCGAGGACACCGTCTGGACGGTCGAGGACGGCCGGTTCGTGGCGGCGCCGGTGCGGCTGGGAGTGCAGGGCGAGGACACCGTCCAGGTGGTGTCCGGAGTGGAGGCCGGGCAGGCGGTCGTGGTCGCCGGCGCCGACCAGGTCGACGCCGGCGACGAGGTTCCGTGA
- a CDS encoding L,D-transpeptidase family protein gives MRRVAGAVIAALVGGGLAVVGLSPASAVAAAPVTTTKVVTKAAAASCATGKYQKQVEGYLKKLGGYGTVTVDGKQSAADCKAIVKFQKRFGIQPAKGLAGPTTFNVAKRLASTKTSACKAKKKGITFCVDLTHQTTYVMKNGKVLVKPTITRTGMKGYRTPAGTFKINKRTKKEWSDPYEVWLPYWQRFIGGRGFHQTTTYIHDMWRGSHGCVNLLPQDAKKYWSLGKIGSTVKVYGRRPGT, from the coding sequence ATGAGACGGGTGGCCGGCGCCGTGATAGCGGCCCTGGTCGGCGGTGGTCTCGCTGTGGTCGGGCTGTCGCCGGCGAGTGCCGTCGCGGCCGCGCCGGTGACCACCACCAAGGTGGTCACCAAGGCGGCTGCCGCGTCGTGCGCGACCGGCAAGTACCAGAAGCAGGTCGAGGGTTACCTCAAGAAACTGGGCGGGTACGGAACGGTTACGGTCGACGGCAAGCAGTCCGCCGCCGACTGTAAGGCGATCGTCAAGTTCCAGAAGCGGTTCGGCATCCAGCCGGCCAAGGGTCTCGCCGGCCCGACCACCTTCAACGTCGCCAAGCGGCTGGCATCGACGAAGACGTCGGCCTGCAAGGCGAAGAAGAAGGGCATCACGTTCTGCGTCGATCTGACCCATCAGACGACCTACGTGATGAAGAACGGCAAGGTGCTCGTCAAGCCGACGATCACCCGGACCGGCATGAAGGGCTACCGCACGCCGGCCGGCACCTTCAAGATCAACAAGCGGACCAAGAAGGAGTGGTCGGACCCGTACGAGGTGTGGCTGCCGTACTGGCAGCGTTTCATCGGCGGACGTGGCTTCCACCAGACCACCACCTACATCCACGACATGTGGCGTGGTTCGCACGGGTGCGTCAACCTGCTGCCGCAGGACGCGAAGAAGTACTGGAGCCTCGGCAAGATCGGCTCCACGGTGAAGGTCTACGGGCGTCGTCCCGGCACCTGA
- a CDS encoding CAP domain-containing protein, producing the protein MRKPLVVACVAAATLAAGGVTATALAQQSPDAPVVPDAQLFGERLLPDPDETVPPRVGTGTPAADPVAKSPAPKPSKPVPASSALASPALTSPASASEKPLSPKNRDKEEEIRPRRAAAEPGNPAGDVLDAARDEVSARDISDSPASPLQQQVLALVNRNRASHGCGSLTPDRRLIEAANRHAADMARRNYFAHEDSRGDRAGSRVADAGYEWKRYGENIARGQKSPFEVVTDWMNSPEHRENILDCRLDQMGVGLAIGADDTPYWVQDFATPR; encoded by the coding sequence ATGCGGAAACCTCTGGTAGTGGCCTGTGTGGCCGCCGCGACGCTGGCCGCGGGTGGCGTGACCGCGACGGCGCTGGCGCAGCAGTCACCGGACGCGCCAGTAGTGCCGGACGCCCAGCTGTTCGGGGAGCGGCTGCTGCCGGACCCGGACGAGACAGTGCCGCCGCGCGTGGGCACTGGCACGCCGGCCGCGGACCCGGTCGCCAAGAGTCCCGCGCCGAAACCGTCGAAGCCCGTGCCTGCCTCTTCCGCGCTGGCCTCTCCTGCGCTGACTTCTCCTGCGTCGGCTTCCGAAAAACCATTAAGTCCGAAAAATCGTGATAAAGAGGAGGAAATTCGTCCTCGGCGGGCGGCAGCTGAACCCGGGAACCCCGCCGGGGACGTCCTCGACGCCGCCCGGGACGAGGTGAGCGCCCGGGACATCTCCGACAGTCCCGCCTCCCCGCTGCAGCAGCAGGTCCTGGCCCTGGTCAACCGCAACCGCGCGAGCCACGGCTGCGGCTCGCTGACCCCGGACCGCCGGCTGATCGAGGCGGCGAACCGGCACGCCGCGGACATGGCCCGCCGCAACTACTTCGCCCACGAGGATTCGCGAGGCGACCGGGCCGGCAGCCGGGTCGCCGACGCCGGGTACGAGTGGAAGCGTTACGGCGAGAACATCGCCCGCGGCCAGAAGTCGCCGTTCGAGGTGGTGACCGACTGGATGAACAGCCCCGAGCACCGGGAGAACATCCTGGACTGCCGCCTGGACCAGATGGGTGTCGGTTTGGCGATCGGCGCCGACGACACTCCGTACTGGGTCCAGGACTTCGCCACACCCCGTTGA
- a CDS encoding acyltransferase — MRNRYLDLLRAVAIVRVIVYHHFGWPLLSIVFPAMGVMFAVAGSLTAASLAKRSPGSVVVSRMRRLLPPVWLLGLVAVPAMLYAGWQTETDGEHPFSPANLAFWILPLGDPPGSDAGAFVWDALWYVRTYLWLVLLSPLLYPVFRKVGWPMLALPLLLMVVLERGSFGMPAPVESALWDLATYGACWLAGFAHRDGRLGRTHPSVVVAGFLALGGTGLYWLVQGHAETGWDLNEVSEAQAVYSLAFVLLALRWQPPIERLVTNPNVDRFVNLLNARAVTVYLWHGAAIAAVYPILEFIAMEDLGHFEAPITLGITFGVTAVAVMLFGWAEDLAAKRRPRLWPADPTPMPATPQPVGPVPAGWPESSRDDHAASSVTPGLRLSPADTPALRLPGPGTHAQQQFTPGLPAQQPFATGLPAQQPFATGVPAQQPAPGDGHGQHAAGLGSRLSAASGPQPPATAGPRFSAADTARLSAPGLRLSTTDTSPNLRLAPPEAVPPQFYGPRLTSAAELPADPGTEPHPYRHALGDSPEPAASYGEMPIAGRPAHSYDPQPNGHGSVPWSGHDAGHAAGPSSAAARETWQPGPQRAASDPDDAPAFRYDAP, encoded by the coding sequence GTGCGAAATCGATACCTGGACCTCCTCCGCGCCGTGGCGATCGTCCGGGTGATCGTCTATCACCACTTCGGATGGCCGCTGCTGTCCATCGTGTTCCCCGCGATGGGCGTCATGTTCGCGGTCGCCGGATCGCTCACGGCGGCATCCCTCGCGAAACGCTCCCCCGGCAGCGTCGTCGTCTCCCGGATGCGGCGCCTGCTGCCGCCGGTCTGGCTGCTCGGCCTCGTCGCGGTGCCGGCGATGCTCTACGCCGGATGGCAGACCGAGACCGACGGCGAGCACCCGTTCTCACCGGCGAACCTCGCGTTCTGGATCCTGCCGCTCGGCGACCCGCCGGGCAGCGATGCCGGGGCGTTCGTCTGGGATGCGCTCTGGTACGTCCGTACGTACCTCTGGCTGGTCCTGCTCTCCCCCCTGCTCTATCCGGTCTTCCGCAAGGTCGGCTGGCCGATGCTCGCCCTGCCACTGCTGCTCATGGTGGTCCTGGAGCGCGGCTCCTTCGGGATGCCGGCCCCGGTGGAGTCGGCCCTCTGGGACCTCGCCACCTACGGCGCGTGCTGGCTCGCCGGTTTCGCCCACCGCGACGGCCGGCTCGGGCGCACCCACCCGTCCGTTGTCGTCGCCGGGTTCCTCGCCCTCGGCGGCACCGGGCTCTACTGGCTGGTCCAGGGGCACGCCGAGACCGGCTGGGATCTGAACGAGGTGTCCGAGGCGCAGGCCGTCTACTCGCTCGCCTTCGTCCTGCTCGCCCTGCGCTGGCAGCCGCCGATCGAGCGGCTCGTCACGAACCCGAACGTCGACCGTTTCGTGAACCTGCTCAACGCCCGTGCCGTCACCGTCTACCTCTGGCACGGCGCCGCGATCGCCGCGGTCTACCCGATCCTGGAATTCATCGCGATGGAGGACCTCGGCCACTTCGAGGCGCCGATCACCCTGGGCATCACGTTCGGGGTGACGGCGGTGGCGGTGATGCTGTTCGGCTGGGCCGAGGACCTCGCCGCGAAACGCCGCCCCCGCCTCTGGCCCGCCGACCCGACCCCGATGCCGGCCACCCCGCAACCGGTGGGCCCGGTCCCGGCCGGCTGGCCCGAGTCGTCCCGGGACGACCACGCGGCCTCATCGGTGACGCCGGGCCTCCGCTTGTCCCCAGCCGACACGCCCGCCCTGCGACTGCCCGGTCCCGGCACCCATGCCCAGCAGCAATTCACCCCCGGCCTCCCTGCCCAGCAGCCGTTCGCCACCGGCCTCCCGGCCCAGCAGCCGTTCGCCACCGGCGTCCCGGCTCAGCAGCCGGCGCCGGGTGACGGTCACGGGCAGCACGCGGCCGGTCTCGGATCGCGGTTGTCCGCCGCCTCCGGCCCGCAACCGCCCGCCACCGCCGGCCCGCGGTTCTCGGCCGCCGACACCGCGCGACTCTCCGCGCCCGGCCTCCGCCTCTCCACGACCGACACCTCACCGAACCTGCGGCTGGCGCCTCCCGAGGCCGTCCCGCCGCAGTTCTACGGCCCCCGCCTCACCTCCGCCGCCGAGCTCCCCGCGGACCCGGGCACCGAGCCGCACCCCTACCGGCACGCGCTCGGCGACTCGCCCGAGCCGGCGGCCTCCTACGGCGAGATGCCGATCGCCGGACGGCCGGCACACTCCTACGACCCGCAGCCGAACGGTCACGGCAGCGTCCCCTGGTCCGGCCACGACGCGGGTCACGCAGCCGGCCCCTCCTCCGCGGCGGCGCGCGAGACGTGGCAGCCGGGCCCGCAGCGAGCGGCGAGCGACCCGGACGACGCCCCGGCGTTCCGGTACGACGCTCCCTGA
- a CDS encoding chemotaxis protein CheW, with protein MGEVAVGARVIALVFQAGPLFCAFPLDEVVETMRPLRTRPLAGTPPYVRGLTILRGTPSPVVDVTRLLTGEIAEIERYIAVRAGRGVVACATGPVLGVQDIETEPTEGPSAALTGVVSRALIAGVGRIGTDPLVLLRGIRAVPDEVWEAAAGPEAAA; from the coding sequence GTGGGGGAGGTAGCGGTCGGCGCTCGGGTGATCGCTCTGGTCTTTCAGGCCGGGCCGCTTTTCTGCGCCTTCCCGCTGGACGAGGTCGTGGAGACGATGCGGCCGCTGCGGACGCGGCCTCTCGCCGGGACGCCTCCCTACGTGCGGGGGCTGACCATCCTGCGCGGGACGCCGTCGCCGGTGGTGGACGTGACGCGGCTGCTGACCGGGGAGATCGCGGAGATCGAGCGGTACATCGCGGTGCGTGCCGGACGCGGCGTCGTCGCGTGCGCCACCGGGCCGGTGCTCGGGGTGCAGGACATCGAGACGGAGCCGACGGAGGGACCGTCGGCGGCGCTGACCGGTGTGGTGTCGAGGGCGCTGATCGCGGGGGTCGGGCGGATCGGCACGGATCCGCTGGTGCTGCTGCGCGGCATCCGGGCGGTGCCGGACGAGGTGTGGGAGGCCGCCGCCGGGCCGGAGGCCGCCGCATGA
- a CDS encoding protein-glutamate O-methyltransferase CheR translates to MIRGSDLSRFWELLQRRLGWTPTDQDGAQTAAVLTERATAHAMTEREYLNRLAQSGWDSETAELADALSITETYFFRHGDQFRILREEALPERIRAREGQRVLRLISVACSSGEEAYSLAIEAYRARPGSDWIVSVTGVDANRRMLEKARGAVYAEWSLRETPDDVRRRWFRETGTGLRVVPEVASTVQFAEQNLAAEAPMLWQPGRYDVIFCRNVLMYLTPAVAGRLIQNLTNSLAEGGYLFLGHTDSLGSSPEGLEVCHDGGTVFYRRSSPTPRPAPTQATPARGETTPARRVATPVADAYPRALDLFRDDRFSEALDLLENPGDIREILLRGVLLAQSGRVAEARDTAHRLMEIGGPHPDAHHLLGACHELDCADQAVGQYRLAAYLDPAFAMPRLRLGLLSRRRGDDRGAVAHLQPALELLVREEEDRIVLFGGGFGRLALTTLCRTELEACGVRR, encoded by the coding sequence ATGATCCGGGGAAGCGATCTGAGCCGGTTCTGGGAGCTGCTGCAGCGGCGGCTCGGGTGGACGCCGACCGATCAGGACGGCGCGCAGACGGCGGCGGTGCTCACCGAGCGGGCCACGGCGCACGCCATGACCGAACGGGAGTACCTGAACCGGCTCGCCCAGTCCGGCTGGGACAGCGAGACCGCCGAGCTCGCCGACGCGCTCAGCATCACCGAGACCTACTTCTTCCGGCACGGCGACCAGTTCCGGATCCTCCGCGAGGAGGCTCTCCCGGAACGGATCCGGGCCCGGGAGGGCCAGCGGGTGCTGCGGCTCATCTCGGTGGCGTGCTCGTCCGGCGAGGAGGCCTATTCGCTGGCGATCGAGGCGTACCGGGCAAGGCCCGGCTCCGATTGGATCGTTTCGGTGACCGGCGTCGACGCCAACCGGCGGATGCTGGAGAAGGCACGCGGCGCCGTCTACGCCGAGTGGTCGCTCCGGGAGACCCCTGATGACGTGCGGCGGCGCTGGTTCCGGGAGACCGGGACGGGCTTGCGGGTGGTGCCCGAGGTGGCGTCGACGGTGCAGTTCGCCGAGCAGAACCTGGCCGCCGAGGCGCCGATGCTGTGGCAGCCCGGCCGGTACGACGTGATCTTCTGCCGGAACGTGCTGATGTACCTGACACCGGCCGTCGCCGGACGGCTGATCCAAAACCTGACGAACTCCCTGGCGGAGGGCGGCTACCTCTTCCTCGGGCACACCGACTCGCTGGGCAGCAGCCCGGAGGGCCTCGAGGTGTGCCACGACGGCGGGACGGTCTTCTACCGCCGTTCGTCGCCGACGCCGCGGCCCGCCCCGACACAGGCGACGCCGGCGCGGGGGGAGACGACGCCGGCACGGCGGGTGGCGACGCCGGTGGCCGACGCCTATCCCCGGGCGCTCGACCTGTTCCGCGACGACCGGTTCTCCGAAGCGCTCGACCTCCTCGAGAACCCCGGAGACATCCGGGAGATCCTCCTCCGCGGCGTCCTGCTGGCCCAGAGCGGCCGGGTCGCCGAGGCCCGCGACACCGCGCACCGGCTCATGGAGATCGGCGGCCCGCACCCGGACGCCCACCACCTGCTCGGCGCCTGCCACGAGCTGGACTGCGCGGACCAGGCGGTCGGGCAGTACCGCCTGGCCGCCTATCTGGACCCGGCGTTCGCGATGCCCCGGCTGCGGCTCGGGCTGCTGTCCCGGCGGCGCGGCGACGACCGGGGCGCGGTCGCGCACCTGCAACCGGCCCTGGAACTGCTCGTCCGCGAGGAGGAGGACCGGATCGTGCTGTTCGGCGGCGGATTCGGGCGGCTCGCGCTGACCACGCTGTGCCGTACCGAGCTGGAGGCCTGCGGGGTGCGGCGATGA
- a CDS encoding chemotaxis protein CheW, with protein MTTPNVADRVSRLRDEFDRSFAEPARTLGADSVELLAIGVGGRPYALRLSQASGVHPDRPVTALPTPVPALLGVAGFAGTVVPVYDLAALLGHPIPERPRWLVLTTGSPPLALAFHQLDHHLRVPVTDVVEGSIGDAGPQAYLQGMVRLPDGNRPIVDVPATRTLVHQLAGHQPVSEEAS; from the coding sequence ATGACCACGCCCAACGTGGCGGACCGGGTGAGCCGGCTGCGGGACGAGTTCGACAGGTCGTTCGCCGAGCCGGCACGGACGCTCGGGGCGGACAGTGTGGAGCTGCTCGCGATCGGGGTGGGCGGCCGGCCGTACGCCCTGCGTCTCTCCCAGGCGTCCGGCGTCCACCCGGACCGGCCGGTGACCGCGCTGCCCACGCCGGTGCCCGCGCTGCTCGGCGTGGCCGGGTTCGCCGGGACCGTGGTGCCCGTCTACGACCTGGCGGCGCTGCTCGGCCACCCCATCCCGGAGCGGCCTCGCTGGCTGGTCCTGACCACCGGGTCGCCGCCGCTCGCCCTCGCCTTCCACCAGCTCGACCACCATCTGCGGGTGCCGGTCACCGACGTCGTCGAGGGATCCATCGGTGACGCGGGACCGCAGGCGTACCTGCAGGGGATGGTCCGGCTGCCGGACGGGAACCGGCCGATCGTGGACGTGCCGGCCACCCGAACGCTCGTCCATCAGCTGGCCGGACACCAGCCCGTTTCCGAGGAGGCCTCATGA